The sequence aGTTTTTAGAGTATACGAacacacatttgaagtattaaatataaactaataaCAAAACAAATTACAGATTGCGCCTATAAACTGCTAGATGAATTCATTAAACCTAACTGATCCATCATTAGTAAACATTTATTGTAGCACTAGATTGTCAAATCATAGcgcaattaggctcaaaagattggTATCGCAATTTACGCgcgaactgtgcaattaatattttttatccatatttaatactccatgcatgtatctaaatattcgatgtggtgtttttgacaaaaaatttaaaatctAAACAATACCTAACGCTAGTCTCAATAGGAGTGTCATCGACTCTACTTCCCTCCCTCTTCGTAACGAGACTGCCATGTACGCCCTCCTCAAATTGGCCTTGGAACGAGACGCAGCAACCCGCAGGCAAGAGTGCTGACCGCTGCCGGCCGGTAGTGCTTCCGATCATTGCCGATCATGCCAGGCGGTGCGACTGCCTCCCTTTACGTGGCACATTGATGTCACGCATTCATAACGTTTCTGCTCTCAGCTTCTCGAAAATTCCGAACCATCAAGAGAGGTGTTTGCCGTGCCGCCGGTGTGTTTAAACAAGGCCGGGGGCGTGCAGCGTGCTGGCCGCATCATCCACTTGATCCCGGCCCCCACGTGATCGGGCGACTAATGAAACGCACAGGACCAGGAGAGGacgcagcagctgcagcaggccGAATAAAGCGTGTCCGGGCCTGTGCGCGGCCGGCCGCATCACATGCGCCACGCCATATCCGTCCTAGCAAATTACTGCTGCCCAACCACGACAGCCGGCAACGACACCCGTACTAGCACCAGGACACACTGCAACAAGTTTTTTACTGTCCCGTCGCACCACTAGCCCAGCAGCTCTCTCGCTCCCCGTCGTCTCCGCCAGCTCTCAGGTCTCAGCCCGGACGAGATGCAAGCCAAGGCGGAGCAGCagaggcgcggcggccgcctgcGGCAGCGCCTGCtgggcctcgccgccgacctCTCGGTGCACAAGCTCCAGCTCGCCGTCACCgtcaccccggccgcggcctcgctcctcccggcgctcgccgtcgccgctctcatcctcctcatcgccgccgcgcgccgcgcgccggccccgTCTTCCCTCGACGCCTACCGCaccggcgtcgccgtcgtcgaccCGCCTTCGATATCGGCGCCCCCTCggggctccgccgcggccgcggccgcgcgggtgCCCCCGGGCTGCGACATCTTCCGTCCCGGCGAGTGGGTCCCCGACGGCGCCGCGCCGTACTACACCAACCTCACCTGCTCGCTCATCCAGGAGCACCAGAACTGCATGAAGTACGGCCGCCCCGACACCGGGTTCCTGCGCTGGCGGTGGCGCCCCGCCGGCTGCGACCTCCCGCGGTTCGACGCCGAGGCGTTCCTCGACGCCGTCAGGGACTCGTCCATGGCCTTCGTCGGGGACTCGCTCGCCAGGAACCACATGCAGTCGCTCATGTGCCTCCTCACCAAGGTATAGTACGCACGACTAATTACTTACTTATTGCTGCTGCCACCAGAATTACTTTCTTCTCTGCATTATTGACACTTGTCAGAGACTTCCTACCTTTTTTTACAACGACTAATTCATCTTGCAAAAAGTGATGGATTTTGTGCGTGCTCTGATTAATTTTAGACGATTATTAGTCAACTAAAATGGATCATGCCATTATTTGCCCGGATTGTTGGCAGGTGGCGTACCCCAAGGACATCTCCAAGACGACGCACCCAGAGTTCCGGACGATGCACTACGAGTCCCACAACTTCACGGTGGCCATCTTCTGGTCGCCGTTCCTCGTCCGGGGCTACCAGCCGGACCCCGCCCGCCACATGTGGGCGatccacctcgacgagccggACGCCGCCTGGGTCCCCGGGATCGCCGGCTTCGACCGCGTGGTCCTCTCGGCGGCCAACTGGTTCGCCCGCCCCGCCATGTTCTACGAGGCCGGGCGCGTGGTCGGCTGCCACTCCTGCCTCGCCCCGGGCGTCCCGGACCTGACGCACCGGCACTCGCTGCGCATGGCGTTCCGCGCGGCGCTGCGCGCGCTCGCGGGGCCCGGGGCGGCGTTCGGCGGGACGGTGATCGTGCGGACGCTGTCGCCGACGTCGCACTTCGAGGGCGGGGAGTGGGACAAGGGCGGCGACTGCCGGCGGACGCGGCcgctggcggccggcgaggcgcggGTGGCCGGGCTGGACCGGGACTTCCACGGCGCGCAGGTGGAGGAGTTCGCCAGGGCCAAGGCGGCGGTGGACGCCGGCGGGAGGGGGCGGCCGAGGCTGGTGCTGATGGACACGACGGCGGCGATGGTGCTCCGGCCGGACGGGCACCCGAGCCGGTACGGGCACTGGGCGCACGAGAACGTGACGCTGTACAACGACTGCGTGCACTGGTGCCTCCCGGGGCCCATCGACGCCTGGAACGAGATGCTGCTCCAGATGCTCCTGCAGGATCGTCCATCCTGATTAGCGTGCCCCGGCCGTGTGTTTCTTCTTCCGTTCGTTCAGCTAATTGAGCATCCAAACTAATTAATGCTAGATCTAATTTGAACATGGTTTTATGACTAGTGGTAATGCGCATCTGCAAGGGACAAACTTCTGGCTGACAAATACTACGCGTTCTCCTGCGCAAGCTCGGCGTTTCGCGACAAATATCCCCAGTGCCGTAATCTTCACCTCTGCAAATGCAATTCCTCTGCGAGGAagcactgcagcagcagcagttccTCCACTTTCCAGCCTGCACCTGGCCAGCGAAGAGGCTGCGACAAGGGATGTGTTTAGATCTCTGGAAAAGTAGGGGAAAAAGTTACATTGGACACTGTAGTACACTGtagtattttttgtttgtttatgGTAAATATTGTTTTATCAtaatctaactaggctcaaaagattcgtctcgcaacgtacaacaaaattatgaaattagttttttttatttacttacatttagtactttatgtatatgtcatttgttatatttaatgtttcgatgtgattgagatgtgatggaaaatttggattttGAGGAGGGGGTCGGGGGCATCTAAACACACGCAAGAGGTGCCTGACCTGGCGGTGCCCTCGAACTAGTGCCCAACGGCACCTGCTCCATCAGTACGGGTGGCAACGGTACAGATTACGATTACCGTGTGCAGGCGGAAAAAAATCTGGTGCACCCAGGGGCCGGGGCGCACAGCTGAGAATAGGTTTTATAATCTAGCCGGCAGCGGGCTGCATGTGCGCGCCTCCCCGCGCAGGAGGGTGCGGTCCCCGATGATGTTGATTGCTGCTGCAGCAAATTGAGCCAATAGAAGAGCGGCACAGCGCGTCTCCGCTCTCTTCGTTACTCTCTACGCCACGGCGATCCCAGCCTTCTTACCGCCGATTTGTAATACTTGCTCTGACGCGCACAGGCTCACACGCGGGAGATGGACGTTGAAGCCGAGTGGAGCCGAGAGCCGGCGCTGAGCTGGCCTCGCGTCCGCCAGGGTAAGGATGGCAATGGGTCGAGTTTGGTTCGGGTGGAGTGTCTGGGCACCCAAAATCAAAACCCGAATTTCAAATCCAAACCCGACCCAAACTTCAGTTTGGGTGAGAATTCATCCTAAAAACCGAAATCTGCGGATACCCAAAACCCGACGGATAAACCGAAACCCGTTGTTTTTTTACAAACCAGCATTCCAAGAGTACATAATAACATTCCAACATTCCATTCGTAGTTGAGATTATTACAAAGATAAAACAGAGCAACGCCACACACGAAGCACTCCAAAGCAAgattcaccaaaccggtgggaaccggtccggtttgaccggttcaccaaaccggtggtaccggcccaaattcaaaattcaaatttaaatttaaaaaaataaaaaaaatttaaaaatattttaaggTGCAacgaatttaatggtgtcagattttctcaaattttctcaaaaattcgtccatttagtatattttgcggggatttgaagttaaacaaaaaaacgtgcatacaaaagtatacaaatacaatgtaaaaatagtacaaaagagggttggagggttcatttaggctaaaatatgttatacaaacatttatttagtatactttacaggtatttgaatttaaattaaaaaagaaaaaaatttgaatttggccggttaccaatcaaaccgaccggtaaaccagtCAAACTGACCGGTAAACcgctcaaaccgaccggtaagccAGTCGGAATCGGttgaacatgcgattttgaatttgattttgaatttgatcggtttccaccggtttccggtcaaaccggttcggtaaactgctaccggaccacgccggtttgaccggaccggtcggtaactTTAACCCTGCTCCAAAGTTCAATACAAGTGTAAtaaaaaaacacaaatcaaCAGATTGAGATGCAGCAGCATCGATCCACTTGAGGGCAGACCGCAGACAGGAGGCTAAGCTGCTGGAGTGTAGGGCGGCAGGCTGAGGCCGGCGTGCGTGCGGTGTGGCCGCCGTGCGTGGCGCCTCGCGCCGCGGCTGACCGCGGCGCGCAGGGTGCGGGCAGCCTTCGGCCCTCCGCCGTGCCGTGGGGTCGCGGGTCGCGGAGCACCGGACTCCGTGCGGCGCGGCCTGCGCGAGTGGGTGGGCGCTTGCGCTGGATGGATCCATGGATGCTAGGCTGCCTGCAGGATTAGGGAGAGCTGAGAGATTTGAGGGAGCCACAGATGGGGTGGGTGATGGCTGAGGGTGGTGACTGGGTGAGGGTAAAGTGGATTTTCAGGTTATATACCTAGGGTTGGTAGGTGGGTTTTTATTGGACTGATTGCTTCGGGAGCCCAATGGAGCTCCGTGGGTAAAATTTAGAATCCGTCCCAAACCTGAAGTGTTTCGGGTATCCGAACCCGTAAACCTGCGGACGAATATTAAAACTCGAATTCAAAATCCGCAAACCCGAAATCTGCAGATATCTGTCTCGAATCCGCACCGCTGCCATCCCTACGCTAGGGGCGTCAGATGTGCCGCATATGGGCAGGTGGTGACAATCAGCACAGGGTCACACGGAGTTAGCTGTGCACCCCGGGTgcatctgattttttttccatcCAGACATGAGAAAACCAAATGTACGATGATATGGTGCGGGTTTGTATTTATGCGTAGAAGGTAAAATATGGCCGGCACCAAAAGATCATACCCATGCCGGCTCtttcataaaaaatatatataagtgaatctttcataaaaaaatatataatgttGCCAAATTTGTGTGTGCAATGCTGGGCTAAATCATGGGAGACTTCTGATTTCAGAGTCTAAAAATCATGTTTGTCCAGCTTTTTATGTGCTAGGAATCACCACTTTACTAATGTTCAGGGCCATTGTTCCAACTTTTTATGTGTTAGGAATCATACTTTTTAGTGTCAATTAGATGCATTAAGCACTGAATTTCAGTATTCACATTAAGCAATCTGACAATTAGTTAACTGTATGCCTCCATAGATCTTGTACTCACTAGGCATATGCCTTTAGTTTCTGAAAACTAGTGATGAACATCTTCGGTAGAAATTGATTAAACACAAACAATGGCATTATTGTATCTTGTATCTATCAGCAGTCAACGAGCGGCGCGGCTTGCAAGGATTGCAAGCAACAGAAGGAAGCTGATAGAAGTGATAGAAGTGATGCAGCAAGGCCACTAATATGATACAAATACTATTTGAGTGGTTGGATGTTTTCTTATACTTTGCTGAAAATTATCACTGATTCCATGCTATATTTACTTTCAGGTAGTTCTAGAAGAAATATTCATTCCCAGGAACTCCATGGAAGCTTTtgtgtttgttttgttttggaGTACCTGAGTTCCTGGGAATGAATATTTTGCACAACCTTAATGGTTGAGCGCTTGCTCATATGCAAACCTGATGGCTTTTGTCCCTGACTGCATATAGATGCAAACCTCATGTATATATATGGAACTATGGATGACTAGTATCAATATTATATGCTCAGTTTTAGTGAATCATTATGAATGTCCAATTGTTGATTTATCCTGTGATGAATGAACCTTTGAAGCTCAATATGAAATATGTATTAACTGCTTAGATCTTATCTGTTTTTTTAATTCATATAAACTATCGCATTGAACCATCGGTCAGTATAACTTAAATATTGTGTCGAATGATCGGTCAGTATAACTTTATTCCGACGCCACTTAAAACGACCTATAGCAGGGGTCGGTATAACTTTATACCGACCGATGATGCGTCGGTACATGGGCTTATACTGACCCTTACAGTGTCGGTGATGAGGGGCTGTGCTATAGTGCCTTTAACAAAAAGCGAAGAAAAAACGTGTTATCGAGGGATTGCTCTAGGAAATTTCTTTGGAATCcagaagggaggaggaaggaccTTGACAGCTGGTGAACTCAAGTTCTATGACCTTGACAGCTCGGTCAGACATAACGGAGCCAAAGGGAAAGCTACTGCTAGGCATGTTTACGGGTATAGCCAGTGTCCATCTCTGATGACCCCACCTGTTTTGCACTTGGGACCTTTCTGCTTTACAGAACCCAGGAGGCCTCAAGAACTAACAGCTGGATCTCACAACCGCACGCGTGTAATCCACCATTACAGGTGGTGTTCGTCGCTGCTAATAGTTACGTATACCAGTGTGGAATGTTAATTTGTCGCTCCCATTTTCGGCATCAACAGATTCTTATAAGATCACTCTTGAACGTTCATGAAACAGTACGGAAAAAATCTATATATACCCATACACGGGTCATGAACAAGGAATATTTCCATGCTGAATCACAAATCTATTGTTAGTTTGTTACTCGTTAGTCTTGGGATCTGTTTGCTAGAAGCCCAAAATGAAGTTTCATGAAATCAAGCTTCCATACCCCATCATCCATTGTGCCAtccccgccgccctcctcgcgaCGTGCCTTTTGATCCTCGCCGTAGTGATCCTGCCCGACCACCGcgagccgctgctgccgccgatGGCGACCGACGACGGTCATGGCGGCGGCAACCAGTCGTGCAACATCTTCAAGGGAGAGTGGGTGCCGGACCCGGGCACGCCACGCTACACCACGGAGACCTGCCCCGTGATCCACGGCCACTACGACTGCGCGCGGTACGGCCGGCCGGACCTCGGGTTcgtgcggtggcggtggcgccccGCGGGGTGCGAGCTGCCGCGCCTCGACGCGGCGCGGTTCCTGCGCGCGGCGAGGGGCAGGTCCATGGCGTTCGTCGGGGACTCGCTCGCCAGGAACCAGATGCACTCGCTGGTGTGCCTCCTGGCGCGCGCCGAGCGGCCGTCGCCGTGGACGAACGCGGCGAGGCACGCGTACCGCTTCGGGCGGCACGGGTTCACGGTCGCGTCGTTCTGGTCGCCGTTCCTCGTCCGCGCCGTCGAGGCGGACCCGGACGGGCCGACGGGGAGCGGGGCGGGCCTGTGGAggctccacctcgacgagccggACGCCGGgtgggcggcgcgcgccggcgagttCGACTACGTGGTGGTGTCGGCGGGGAGCTGGTTCTTCCGCCCGTCCGTGTTCCACGAGCGCGGCCGCCTCGTCGGCTGCAACGGCTGCCTCGCGCCCAACGTCGCCGACCTCACGCTCCGGTACCCGCTGAGGAAGGCGTTCCGGACCGcgctccgggcggcggcggcggcgggtgcgcccGGGCGCCGCGCCAGGACGGTGGTCGTGCGCACGCTCTCGCCGTCGCACTACGAGAACGGGGCGTGGAACGAGGACGGCGACTGCGCGCGGACGCGGCCGCTCGCGCGCGGCGGGTGGGAGATGAACGCGGTGGAGAAGGAGATGTACGCGATACAGgcggaggagttcgccgtggcggcggggagggaggggaagggggcGAGGATGCTGCTGCTCGACGCGACGGAGGCGATGGCGCTGCGGCCGGACGCGCACCCGAGCAAGTACCGTCTGTGGCAGCCCGACAGGTTCAACGTGTCGCACGACTGTTTGCACTGGTGCCTGCCCGGCGCCATGGACGCCTGCAACGACATGCTCATCCACATGTTGCTGCACTAGAAACAGGGCCCGACTCGACGAGTAGCAATTCTTTTGATATTTGGTTTCGGTGCGCCGTTATATATTATCAGTTGTAGAGTGTTGTaccatgcataaaccaagctgCATCTGACAAACGAGCACCGAGAATATGAAATTACTGCAGATATTATGCATGACTTAGCTATATTGAGTCTTGTGGATTGTGATTAACTGTAATCGGTGAATTGGAGATAAAAACAATACTAGACATATATACCACATACCAGCAAGCAAGCAAGTTGTTACTGCCTTTTACTAGCTggttgctgcagctgcagctgcagctgcagccagTCGCATGTAGCACAGCCCAACAGGGCCCAAGCATACTCCTACGTAACAATCCAGGTGTGAGCTGCTGACGGCCACGGCTGTGCAGACCACCATTCTGACCGGTATGCACAATTCGGTCAGACCGATTAGGGTGACTTTGTCAAAATATAAATTTAACTTTACAATTGCGTAGCTCTCATTGAGATGATCAAAATTCATATATAGACGATCAAAATTCATATATAGAACGCATAAACCAAGCTGCCGCTGGCAAACAATCACCGAGAGTATGAAATTCCTGTTGAAATTCCTGAAGATATTATGCATGACCTAGCTATATCAGAGTTTCGTAGATTGTTAACTTTAATTGGTCAATCGGAGATAAAaataatactagagataggcATAGATACCAGCAAGCAAGCGGGAGCTCCTGTATATCTTGTGGAATATGGTTAAGCAACTTATCTATAAAGCCCACTAAAGTCCATCTACTGCAAAAGTATTGAAtcaatatttcaaaaatgttgATGCAACAATTGGAAAATGTTGAATTAGCATTTCGAAAATGTTGAATCAATATTCTAAAAATGTTGAACCAATATTTTTGCCTCATCTTCTTCGGCGTCGGCGGCAGGGAGCGGCGTGCGCGGGGAGCGGGTGACGGCGGTGGAGCCGACAGCTGCAGCGGTTGTGGAGCAGGTGGCGACGCGCGGCGGAGCCTGTAGCGGCAATGACGGCGGAGCAGTGGGGCAGCACGCGCGGAGttggcggcggggggggggggggagagtgttgaggggagagagagagagcaagctAGGGTTAGAGGTGGATCCAAAGGTTGTGAttatttgcacgaatctcaaacactagaatggtggggaagaaaaaaaaatctttcggAGGATCGGCGGCAAGC comes from Panicum virgatum strain AP13 chromosome 4K, P.virgatum_v5, whole genome shotgun sequence and encodes:
- the LOC120703415 gene encoding protein trichome birefringence-like 19, coding for MQAKAEQQRRGGRLRQRLLGLAADLSVHKLQLAVTVTPAAASLLPALAVAALILLIAAARRAPAPSSLDAYRTGVAVVDPPSISAPPRGSAAAAAARVPPGCDIFRPGEWVPDGAAPYYTNLTCSLIQEHQNCMKYGRPDTGFLRWRWRPAGCDLPRFDAEAFLDAVRDSSMAFVGDSLARNHMQSLMCLLTKVAYPKDISKTTHPEFRTMHYESHNFTVAIFWSPFLVRGYQPDPARHMWAIHLDEPDAAWVPGIAGFDRVVLSAANWFARPAMFYEAGRVVGCHSCLAPGVPDLTHRHSLRMAFRAALRALAGPGAAFGGTVIVRTLSPTSHFEGGEWDKGGDCRRTRPLAAGEARVAGLDRDFHGAQVEEFARAKAAVDAGGRGRPRLVLMDTTAAMVLRPDGHPSRYGHWAHENVTLYNDCVHWCLPGPIDAWNEMLLQMLLQDRPS
- the LOC120705120 gene encoding protein trichome birefringence-like 19, translated to MKFHEIKLPYPIIHCAIPAALLATCLLILAVVILPDHREPLLPPMATDDGHGGGNQSCNIFKGEWVPDPGTPRYTTETCPVIHGHYDCARYGRPDLGFVRWRWRPAGCELPRLDAARFLRAARGRSMAFVGDSLARNQMHSLVCLLARAERPSPWTNAARHAYRFGRHGFTVASFWSPFLVRAVEADPDGPTGSGAGLWRLHLDEPDAGWAARAGEFDYVVVSAGSWFFRPSVFHERGRLVGCNGCLAPNVADLTLRYPLRKAFRTALRAAAAAGAPGRRARTVVVRTLSPSHYENGAWNEDGDCARTRPLARGGWEMNAVEKEMYAIQAEEFAVAAGREGKGARMLLLDATEAMALRPDAHPSKYRLWQPDRFNVSHDCLHWCLPGAMDACNDMLIHMLLH